In one window of Camelina sativa cultivar DH55 chromosome 15, Cs, whole genome shotgun sequence DNA:
- the LOC104747636 gene encoding DNA mismatch repair protein MLH3-like: MKSIKPLPKGVHHSKRSGIIIFDMTRKVVEELVFNSLDATKVSIFVGVVSCSIKVVDDGSSVSRDDLVLLGKRYTTSKFHDLESASENFGFRGGALALASISDNLVTRNQDKSYWEA; the protein is encoded by the exons ATGAAGTCGATCAAGCCTTTGCCTAAGGGTGTTCATCACTCCAAGCGTTCTGGAATTATCATCTTTGACATGACGAGGAAGGTCGTGGAAGAACTTGTGTTCAACAGTCTCGATGCGACCAAG GTTTCTATCTTTGTGGGTGTTGTTTCATGCTCTATCAAAGTTGTGGATGATG gATCAAGCGTTTCCAGAGacgatttggttttgttgggaAAAAGATACA CCACTTCAAAGTTTCATGATTTGGAGTCAGCCAgtgaaaattttggatttcGTGGAGGGGCGTTAGCGTTAGCTTCAATATCAGATAATCTCGTTACTAGAAATCAGGACAAAAGCTATTGGGAAGCCTAA